A single region of the Desulfomonile tiedjei genome encodes:
- a CDS encoding TlpA family protein disulfide reductase — MKRILILCAVAGVLSVAVGVPGIAGDSLRVDVEKLAQMKFAGPDNPAERKYLGLTTAGDFKLADVKGKYIIIEVFSMYCPICQKEAPKVNQCHELIEKNPAHSGKVKLIGIGTGNTPFEVDVFRKKFAIRFPLVPDDNFVVQKAFSQPVRTPTFITVKKRGKKGLELVNVHVGELSAAEAFLKSLPLAP, encoded by the coding sequence ATGAAAAGAATTTTGATTCTGTGTGCCGTGGCCGGCGTGTTATCGGTTGCTGTGGGTGTACCCGGCATCGCGGGGGATTCGTTACGAGTCGATGTTGAAAAGCTCGCGCAGATGAAGTTCGCGGGGCCCGACAATCCCGCGGAGCGAAAATACCTTGGACTTACGACTGCAGGCGATTTCAAGCTTGCGGACGTAAAAGGGAAGTATATTATAATTGAGGTCTTCAGCATGTATTGCCCGATTTGCCAAAAGGAAGCCCCAAAAGTTAATCAATGCCATGAATTGATAGAGAAGAATCCCGCGCATAGTGGAAAGGTCAAACTCATAGGCATCGGCACCGGCAATACCCCTTTCGAGGTTGATGTATTCAGAAAGAAATTCGCGATCCGTTTTCCTCTTGTGCCGGACGACAACTTTGTCGTTCAAAAGGCCTTCTCGCAGCCTGTTAGGACTCCCACATTCATAACTGTCAAAAAGCGTGGGAAAAAGGGGCTCGAGTTGGTCAACGTGCATGTGGGGGAATTGAGCGCGGCTGAGGCGTTCTTGAAGAGTCTACCTCTAGCTCCCTGA
- a CDS encoding rubrerythrin family protein, with protein sequence MATIRGSETEKNLIMSFAGESQARNRYSYFASKAKSEGLVQISLIFDETANQEKEHAKRFFKLLEGGDVLVQTPFPAGIIGGTAENLRAAAEGERHEWSELYPGFAKVAKAEGFDAAATIWEAVSISEKHHEKRYLGLLANIEAGKVFKKDVPVVWRCINCGYLHEGLAAPESCPACAHPQAYYEVLSENW encoded by the coding sequence GTGGCAACAATTAGAGGCTCTGAAACCGAGAAAAACCTTATTATGTCTTTTGCGGGGGAATCCCAGGCGCGAAACCGGTACAGTTATTTTGCCTCAAAGGCAAAGAGCGAAGGCTTGGTCCAGATCAGTCTGATTTTCGATGAAACGGCCAATCAGGAGAAGGAGCATGCCAAGAGGTTCTTTAAGCTCCTCGAAGGGGGCGACGTCCTTGTCCAAACCCCTTTCCCGGCTGGAATTATCGGCGGAACAGCCGAGAATTTGAGAGCCGCGGCTGAAGGAGAACGTCACGAATGGAGCGAGCTGTACCCTGGATTCGCCAAGGTGGCAAAGGCTGAGGGCTTTGATGCCGCTGCAACGATCTGGGAAGCTGTAAGCATTTCGGAGAAGCACCACGAGAAACGCTATTTAGGGCTACTGGCCAACATAGAGGCCGGCAAAGTATTCAAGAAGGATGTCCCCGTGGTTTGGCGCTGCATCAATTGCGGTTACCTGCACGAGGGGCTTGCGGCTCCGGAGTCGTGCCCTGCCTGCGCACATCCCCAGGCTTATTATGAAGTGTTGAGTGAAAACTGGTAA
- a CDS encoding desulfoferrodoxin encodes MTQQLQIYKCEVCGNIVEMLHEGAGELVCCEQPMKLFVENTVDAAREKHVPVQEMLSDGLKVKVGSVPHPMEEKHYIEWIEIVSDGKAYRQFLKPGEAPEAVFPVKGNFTAREYCNLHGLWKA; translated from the coding sequence ATGACCCAACAACTCCAGATTTACAAATGCGAAGTGTGCGGCAACATAGTGGAAATGCTTCACGAGGGGGCGGGAGAGCTTGTTTGTTGCGAGCAGCCCATGAAGTTGTTTGTAGAGAACACCGTGGACGCGGCTCGTGAAAAGCATGTCCCGGTCCAGGAAATGCTGTCCGATGGCCTCAAGGTAAAAGTGGGGAGCGTTCCCCATCCAATGGAAGAAAAACATTACATTGAGTGGATTGAAATTGTGTCCGACGGAAAGGCCTATCGGCAATTCCTGAAGCCTGGGGAAGCCCCCGAGGCAGTGTTTCCGGTCAAAGGTAACTTTACCGCCCGGGAATACTGTAACCTTCACGGATTGTGGAAGGCCTGA
- a CDS encoding rubredoxin has translation MSQPAQIWQCQTPNCGYLYDPARGDKKGKIPKGVLFEDLPEEWKCPVCGASKKMFQPLSIPGSATA, from the coding sequence ATGTCTCAGCCTGCGCAAATCTGGCAGTGTCAGACGCCAAATTGCGGTTACTTGTACGATCCCGCAAGAGGCGACAAAAAAGGAAAGATACCCAAAGGGGTCCTGTTTGAGGACCTTCCTGAAGAATGGAAATGTCCTGTTTGCGGCGCGAGCAAGAAGATGTTCCAGCCGCTCAGCATTCCCGGGAGCGCCACCGCTTGA